The sequence below is a genomic window from Desulfobacterales bacterium.
TAATAATTAAATTATTTAAAATAAGGATGGATTTTATGGAAATTAAAGTATTAGGACCTGGATGCCCAAAATGTCAACAAACAGCTACGATTGTTAAAGAAGTTTTAGATGAGCTTGGAATTAACGCTAATATTGAAAAAATTACAAACTTCGCCGTAAAGCCCCTGCCTTTAGGCATG
It includes:
- a CDS encoding thioredoxin family protein, encoding MEIKVLGPGCPKCQQTATIVKEVLDELGINANIEKITNFAVKPLPLGMGM